In one Brienomyrus brachyistius isolate T26 chromosome 12, BBRACH_0.4, whole genome shotgun sequence genomic region, the following are encoded:
- the LOC125705204 gene encoding uncharacterized protein LOC125705204, producing the protein MFAPREAAHWMSCQRRTTASRKRLEIHVSPSRSSPTTYHPPAHHPLRITLPLITHYVSPSRSSPATYHPPAHHPPRITLPLITRHVSPSRSSPATYHPPAHHPPRITLPLITRHVSPSRSSPTTYHPPAHHPPRITLPLITRHVSPSPSSPATYHPPAHHPPRITLPLITRHVSPSRSSPATYHPPLITRHVSPSRSSPATYHPPLITRHVSPSRSSPATYHPPAHHPPRITLPSSPATYHPPAHHPLRITLPLITRHVSPSPHHPPRITLPLITRHVSPSRSSPATYHPPLITRHVSPSRSSPATYHPPAHHPPRITLPLITRHVSPSRSSPTTYHPPAHHPPRITLPLITHYVSPSRSSPATYHPPAHHPLRITLPLITRHVSPSPHHPPRITLPLITRHVSPSPHHPPRITLPLITRHVSPSPHHPPRITLPLITCHESLSHSPSM; encoded by the coding sequence ATGTTTGCTCCCCGTGAAGCAGCCCATTGGATGTCCTGCCAAAGGCGGACAACAGCCTCTAGGAAACGCCTTGAAATCCACGTATCACCCTCCCGCTCATCACCCACTACGTATCACCCTCCCGCTCATCACCCACTACGTATCACCCTCCCGCTCATCACCCACTACGTATCACCCTCCCGCTCATCACCCGCCACGTATCACCCTCCCGCTCATCACCCGCCACGTATCACCCTCCCCCTCATCACCCGCCACGTATCACCCTCCCGCTCATCACCCGCCACGTATCACCCTCCCGCTCATCACCCGCCACGTATCACCCTCCCGCTCATCACCCGCCACGTATCACCCTCCCGCTCATCACCCACTACGTATCACCCTCCCGCTCATCACCCGCCACGTATCACCCTCCCGCTCATCACCCGCCACGTATCACCCTCCCCCTCATCACCCGCCACGTATCACCCTCCCGCTCATCACCCGCCACGTATCACCCTCCCGCTCATCACCCGCCACGTATCACCCTCCCGCTCATCACCCGCCACGTATCACCCTCCCCTCATCACCCGCCACGTATCACCCTCCCGCTCATCACCCGCCACGTATCACCCTCCCCTCATCACCCGCCACGTATCACCCTCCCGCTCATCACCCGCCACGTATCACCCTCCCGCTCATCACCCGCCACGTATCACCCTCCCCTCATCACCCGCCACGTATCACCCTCCCGCTCATCACCCACTACGTATCACCCTCCCGCTCATCACCCGCCACGTATCACCCTCCCCTCATCACCCGCCACGTATCACCCTCCCGCTCATCACCCGCCACGTATCACCCTCCCGCTCATCACCCGCCACGTATCACCCTCCCCTCATCACCCGCCACGTATCACCCTCCCGCTCATCACCCGCCACGTATCACCCTCCCGCTCATCACCCGCCACGTATCACCCTCCCGCTCATCACCCGCCACGTATCACCCTCCCGCTCATCACCCACTACGTATCACCCTCCCGCTCATCACCCGCCACGTATCACCCTCCCGCTCATCACCCACTACGTATCACCCTCCCGCTCATCACCCGCCACGTATCACCCTCCCGCTCATCACCCACTACGTATCACCCTCCCGCTCATCACCCGCCACGTATCACCCTCCCCTCATCACCCGCCACGTATCACCCTCCCGCTCATCACCCGCCACGTATCACCCTCCCCTCATCACCCGCCACGTATCACCCTCCCGCTCATCACCCGCCACGTATCACCCTCCCCTCATCACCCGCCACGTATCACCCTCCCACTCATCACCTGCCATGAATCACTCTCCCACTCGCCTTCTATGTAA